The following are from one region of the Erwinia billingiae Eb661 genome:
- a CDS encoding GNAT family N-acetyltransferase produces MKIQLRPYRDEDAPAFSQAVNDSMDTLRPWLLWAHSGFTEAEARQWFAISHLLRDKGEANELGLFAEDGRLLGGAGLRYSRDQQNHCSIGYWVRSSEQRQGIASSAVQYLVDLAWQSPEREIVEILAVEENLASRGVALKCGAEFIGIKYGLIVLDSGPVNTAIYHFHRQR; encoded by the coding sequence ATGAAAATCCAGCTTCGCCCCTACCGTGATGAAGATGCTCCCGCATTCTCTCAGGCCGTGAATGATTCAATGGATACGTTACGTCCCTGGTTACTGTGGGCGCACTCAGGATTCACTGAAGCCGAAGCCCGCCAGTGGTTCGCCATCTCTCATCTGCTTCGGGATAAAGGGGAAGCCAATGAACTGGGCCTGTTCGCAGAAGACGGGCGCTTGCTGGGTGGCGCAGGGTTACGCTACTCCAGAGATCAGCAGAATCATTGTTCCATCGGCTACTGGGTGCGTAGCAGTGAACAGCGTCAGGGGATTGCCAGCTCCGCGGTGCAGTATCTGGTCGATCTCGCCTGGCAAAGTCCGGAAAGAGAGATTGTGGAGATCCTGGCCGTTGAAGAGAATCTGGCCAGCCGGGGTGTGGCGCTAAAGTGTGGCGCGGAGTTTATCGGCATTAAGTACGGTTTGATCGTGCTGGACAGCGGTCCGGTGAACACCGCCATCTACCATTTTCACCGACAGCGGTGA